The Conger conger chromosome 11, fConCon1.1, whole genome shotgun sequence genome includes the window ATTGTGCAAATAAACCTGTGATTATTCTTATGTGATTGCTTTGTGGGATGCGCGGGtgaatggggggtgggggcctggggggggggggggggtgggtgtgagaCGATCTCGGCATTCAGATTGGCTCAGCGCCGCCTTGTTTgatcatctttttttattattaaaatgcttAGTGGGACGAAGGCAAAGACGTACATGGCTAACGGCTACACAGTGTCTGcatcagtgtttctcaactccagtcctcaggaccaACTTGCCAAAAGGTCGCCGGGAGCAATTGaaggttaggcgtcttgctcagggacacttcgacacacccagggcgaaGGATCGAATCGGCACCTCTCCGATTACCAgacgaccactcttacctcctgatcTAATGGCTTCTCAattttggtggtttgattggttcagtcaggtgtgtgagttcctggttacaacaaaaacattctggtCTACACGCTAAATTAGCGCGTAGCAGATATAGCGGAGAAGTACCTGCCATGTTCCCCATCCTGTTATAGCTCAGGTCCAGGGCCTCTACCTTCTGATTGGTCACAAGGGCGTCAGCCAGGTGGCGGGCGGCGTGGTCGTCAAAGTCATTGCCCGAGAGGTTGATGCTCACCAGCGTGCTGTTCTCCCTCAGCATGCTAGAGATGGCCTGGGCCCCGGCCAGTCCCAGCCTGTTCTCAGATAGGTCCATTTCTGGAAAGACAGAGCACCCTGTTTGgttccagacctgggttcaaatagtatttgtttcggattcaaatacttttttctgtGCTCTTTTTATCTttcctggtgcatttgagcctgcaaggaggagtgGATGCACTAAATTTACAAATTATTATCGCTGGGGAGGTATCCTATAGGTACAGTACATACAAGTACATACAAGCCagtaatatataattaatttgtacattttgggTACAAATGTACTGATTTGTAcctaaagagaacattactgtactttcatggtacatttgggaaaatttatccttgaagaacaaaaatgttcctACACTAACCtaatcatttctgagagtgtgggcggggtttatatttttgtttaatttaatttgttctaatacaccaggcaagtttaatcaaatggagaaaagtattcgaatccaaaacaagtactgtttgaacccaggtctgttcGGTTCCCTCATAATTTAATGACATGCTCGATTGCCAAGTGCTATAATTCGCTAAATTTAACTGCGAGACAAAATGAACTGCAAAGAGGACcagccaaaatggcagaaacccccacaaacatCAGTCCCATAAACATCCTGTCCGCAGCAGTACCTAAACCGCCCCCAACCGGAAACGGTGGATAAACCATTGATGGCAACGCCGACTGACACTGTCTGAAACGTCACGTAACCCGACGGACGGAGGCCGAGGGAAAATGGCGGCCGCGGCGGTCACACGCACCTGTGATGAAGCAGTTCTCCGTCATCATCTCCGCCATGGCGGCCCCGCCCGGGCCCTCCATGCGATTGTCCCTGAGGTTCAGCTTCAGGATGGAGGTGTTGGTTACCAAGGGAACCGCCAGAGCTTTGGTACCCTGCGGAGGAATTTTTCTGTGGAGTGAGACGCCGCGCTTTCTCTCATTCTGCTACCTGATAGGGAGGAAATGGGTTTTCACTGAACCGCCTCCAGGGGCTGTGCTATGAAAATGGGGCCTCCGCCTGCTGCAGCCTTATCGTCTGAAGAGCTGTGCCCCCTACAGCACTGAGGCTACAGCTCTCGCTGGAACTTCAGACCGTATCATTACATTCACTTATGTTACATGACTTTCATCAAGCGCATGCTCTCATCTTGAGTAGCTGACAGCGAAACAGAACAGAAGTGCACCCACTACAGCTATGTGACTAACAATACCAAGACTTGATTTGATGAGATCACCAGAAAAGTGGACCATCAATAAAGCACAAACTATATGCTAACCCAGGaccataaaacaaaacagattcaTATACAGTAGCTGACATCTAGCATGCTATTACAATATAGAGataattaaatgagaaaaaGGTGGGTGTGCGAATACGAAGTGAGCCAATTTTCACACTGAAGAGGTAggcagacaaaatggccgctcttcTGACCTCCATTCCACTACAGCGAGGTAGTAAAGATCAATCGACCTGGAGCTGTGAGGGGAGTAATTGTTGCACAATGAGGAGAGGAAGGAATACCTAGCTGAAATAAATTTTCCCTCAGTCCCCAGGCAACACTATGGCAAATGATACTCCCCTGGCAACACTTAGAtatagaaatgtttttaaaaattatacaaCGCTTAGTTCTGGTCAAATAATTTAATTGGACCAGAGGCATTCCATAAGTGCTGATATATAGTACCATGGCACTGGAACTTTTTTACCATAACATATCACTCCACTTTGCTAACATTCTAATTGATATTagatattgcaaaaaaaaaagaaagatttttaaaaatgtattcaatggcGTACCTGAAGGAACTGTTGCATGAAAGCCGTATCACACTCAAGCAAGTGCTTTTATACTGTGCATCAGCATCTGCGATTATCTCTGATATACAGTACTACGGTATGACCTTGAGTGCAATATTGGTTCAGTAAttgcttaattaattaatgaaaggaAGCAGGAAGGAGCCTACCTGTGGCCCCAGTCCATGATGCATCATGTTCAGCTCGCTGGTATGCATGTTTCTCAGGAAGTAGGACACAGGAACCACCCCAAAGACCTTGCAGGCCGAACGGTAGCACGTCTCTCCAGTGGGGTCGTAGGGCACCTTCTCatcttcaaccgaatgaagagtatgttattttattgttacgTCCCCCCCCCTCATGTACCTGGAATATGGCTCTACGGATGTCACTGCACTCAGGAACACACTTCTCTAAAATGGCAGACACGTCtatctctccccaccccccgtTGGTTGTTGAGCCTCACGTTAACAGATGGTCATTAATGGTGGAGAAAGTAGCCTTTAATCGAGAGTGCAAGTGGGATTTGTGTGTTGGTGCCTGCGTGGGAGTTGCTGCATCGTCAACAAAACCAAGAGAAGGAGAAAGCAGAGGGTGGATaaagcataataataatgaagctGCCAGGAGCTGAGATTGTTAAAGTCCAGCATATGACTCATATCTGTGGGTAATTCTACTCCACTGAGAGCTGGTGTATCTGGGCAGCCTGTGCCCCCTTGATTTCTAACACCTTTCACCACGTGTGATTCACCCGCCGCGGTTTTAATAAGAGCGTCGTGTATGTCCGCCACCTTCCATCTCCAGGTCGGTGTCATAGTCCTGGTCTTCAGCCGCCTGTGCGGGCCCCCCGTCTGTGTCCTCTCCGGGGTCTTCACCCTCCGGGCCCTCCACCCCGTCGCTCCCGCCGTCCGCCATCTCCTCCCCCGGGCGCCCGCTCAGCGACCTGCGAGGGTCTGCGTCCGACCTCGTGACCGTCTACGAGAACAACACAGCTGGTAAGGGCGCTTGATTCtttgaatgattgattgattgattgattgattgattgatcgaCATGTGTTTGGCTATTCAtggattttattgtttttcaattGTTGAGGAACTTGTGCCCTTTTTGTAGGTTGCTTAGGATTAAAAGCATTtgataaatgactaaaatgcaaAATGATTGACTGATCGATTGATTCACTCTTTTTGATGCTTAAAATACAGCAGAATGTATTTCTGTTGTGGTTCTTCTTggggcagacaggggtgcaTAAAGGATATCACAATATGCTATACaagcatgaaataaaaaaataataagaagaaggACAGACAATATTTTGACCTGGACTCATGCTGACCGGAAGTTCCTAGACTCAATTTAAAGTTAGGATTGACAACTCTTCACAAAGGCACACTATCCATAACCATTGAAAATGATAGGCTAGAATTAGGTGAAAAGATAATCAAAAAGCATCTGCACTGTACAATTTTCAAAGTTTATCATCTGCATTCAGCCACctggaaaaacattgaatctGGTCCAGCGTCTGGGAAAAATGACGCTTGTAGGTTTATTTTGAGACGAACAATACAGTGGTAAATGATaagaaatgggggggaaaaatgaACCTttctgcattactgtcatcgTCTGACAGGTGCACCAATGGCAGGAGAGCATGCACAGTCCACTCACCTGGCTGTCGACACTGCCCCTACTGTAGAGCTTTCTGGGCCTGCTGGGTGGTCTACTTCCAATCCCACCAAGCTCCTCGCTCTCACCAAGCAGCTCACCCTCCATCTCAGCCACATTATCTTCCAAAACAGAGGGCAACTGAGATTCCTTTGCCAGCTTTTTGACAACCATAGCTTCATTCAAACAGATCACTctatgaaagaaaaaatatgttttaaattcCTTGCGAATGATAACTATTgttgttctgttgttgttttttttgtttttttgttttgtttgtttgtttttcttcctccCAGATACTACTTAGCTGTTTGGTCCGCTTCTATAGGAAAAATACATGATGGAAACTGTATTATGACGAGTAAATCAGTGCAGAGCCTTACGTTCCTGCCCTGGTTTAACGATTTCCATGGGAGGGGTCCGCTGTTAGACTGACGTGCAGTTAAACTAATTGCAAAGCAGCAAGGTTTACACTGAAAGCAAgatcctccaacccacaagcgGTATCTTACATTAGGGGTGTTTACTCTGGGACTGGTTTGTCTTTGTTGTCATGTTGCCATGGTGCCCTGGAAGCTAGAACCGTGTGCTTATGTGTTTCAGTTCTAttctctcacagagagacaaaggGGAGGATTCCATTTGCACtgagaaaataattaatggGAGTCGGCTAATGCCACTTATTACGTGTGAATATGACGTCGCTAAAGCATCGAAGTTATTTCGttgcatcacattacattgTTAAGCGAACGATTTTAATGTTAGGAAAATTGATCTGTTATTAAGTTACCTACCTTGGCTAGTTTGGATTGCTTTCGTGAAAAATAAGCATTAACCAAAGTATTTGTGACCCCAGTCCGTGCCAAAAGTAGTAATTTATTTGATAATATGTCTATATAAGAAATTATTTTTGCCGTCTAATATGGTCCCTGTGACTTTTCATAAGGAAGGTACATCCGTGgttgcatgttttttgtttttttgtttttttcattatggCTCACATTCTCAACTTGTCTTTAGGTTATATGAACTCTTGCCTACTTATCTATGTGTTACACAGTTCAAAAGCATCAGTACTCTgttgtggcaaaaaaaaaaaaaaaaaacgagttAATCCACtatgcatacactcaccgagcactttattaggaaaatgttttactttattacacctaattattcatgtgattatctaatcaggaaattgtgtggcagcagtgcaatgcatacaatcatgtagatacgggtcaggagctttagttaatgttcacttcaaccatcagaatgggggaaaaatgtgatctaagtgactttgactgtggaataattgttggtggcagacagtatctcagaaactacactacacaatctacactcaatataccataatgacaaagttaaaacatgtttttagacatttttgtaaatgtattaaaaatcaaagcCCTTCTGGCAGTAAAtccagctttgagtcttcttgtgtaagtctacaagctttgcacacctggatttgggacGTTTATCCCAAAGTTTATCCCCCTGTTCGTCTAGCCAATCTACCATAAAAGGCCTGGTGGTGGAGGGCTGCCGAGATTGttgtccttccggcaggttctcccatctctgcagaggacttccaaagctctgttaCAGTGACCGTTGgtttcttggtcacctccctgagcaaggcccttcttacttactcagtttggccagacaGCCAACTCCAGGAAGAGttctggtggttccaaacttctttcATTTCACAATTACTGAGGCCACTGTGCTGGAAATACCCatagctttagaaatggtttatacccttgccctgatctatgcctcactA containing:
- the lrrc74b gene encoding leucine-rich repeat-containing protein 74B, whose product is MVVKKLAKESQLPSVLEDNVAEMEGELLGESEELGGIGSRPPSRPRKLYSRGSVDSQTVTRSDADPRRSLSGRPGEEMADGGSDGVEGPEGEDPGEDTDGGPAQAAEDQDYDTDLEMEDEKVPYDPTGETCYRSACKVFGVVPVSYFLRNMHTSELNMMHHGLGPQGTKALAVPLVTNTSILKLNLRDNRMEGPGGAAMAEMMTENCFITEMDLSENRLGLAGAQAISSMLRENSTLVSINLSGNDFDDHAARHLADALVTNQKVEALDLSYNRMGNMAGELLGNAIAENTAVKDLNLSWNCIRGKGAVSLANGLGANIFLRKVDLSYNGLGKEGAVAMGDALKVNNVLEELNLSINRIPPDGAICFASGLQQNKTLRTLAMARNPMQTAGCYSLLKAIKENPESAVEFLDFSDIPVNQEFIDLYEEVKEVFPNLRVQHGGCLGKNKKPKLKDASEIQGNTESADKTEDQGQALI